One segment of candidate division TA06 bacterium DNA contains the following:
- a CDS encoding DUF4837 family protein: protein MRVAITLATIFFLCMVISGCRIQEEAGGKETMVVVVCSDDDWSDAGPALEKAFSVKEKTLEGQRIFELKRVPAKDMDMYRYRKNLLLMGSIHSDLMKGVLSEDAKVMVSSGESYMFGSLDAWANNQILVMTVSSEDKSLGEITRSTARSAFKYFREECRERIRRRIYSSGIEEGLKAQMKERHGWSIDLPKAYIPAAEDSIGHLVSFIKHVPERVISVYWGFDKERKSWVDIRDEMGARYLQGDIVHRDRYREISTTFRGHKAVKLTGHWENKKKIMGGPFVAYCFQDTISGTYYMVDYNIFAPAEKKWPIVAQMEWIAQTFKIYR from the coding sequence ATGAGAGTAGCAATTACTTTGGCGACCATCTTCTTCCTGTGCATGGTCATCTCCGGATGCAGGATACAGGAAGAGGCGGGCGGGAAGGAGACAATGGTTGTTGTTGTTTGCAGTGATGATGACTGGAGTGACGCGGGTCCTGCTCTGGAGAAAGCCTTCTCGGTGAAGGAGAAGACTCTTGAAGGACAGAGGATTTTCGAGTTGAAGCGTGTGCCTGCAAAAGATATGGATATGTATCGATACCGTAAGAACCTTCTATTAATGGGGAGTATCCACTCAGACCTGATGAAAGGAGTTCTTAGCGAGGATGCAAAGGTGATGGTCAGCTCCGGGGAATCTTACATGTTCGGGAGCCTTGATGCTTGGGCGAATAACCAGATACTGGTTATGACGGTTTCGTCGGAGGATAAATCCCTTGGCGAGATTACTAGGTCCACCGCTCGATCAGCCTTCAAGTATTTCAGGGAGGAGTGCCGGGAGAGGATAAGAAGAAGGATATACAGCAGCGGAATCGAAGAAGGACTGAAAGCTCAAATGAAGGAAAGACATGGGTGGAGTATTGACCTGCCCAAGGCTTACATTCCTGCAGCCGAGGACTCAATTGGCCACCTGGTTTCGTTCATCAAACATGTCCCTGAAAGAGTCATATCAGTCTACTGGGGTTTTGACAAGGAGAGGAAATCCTGGGTCGATATCAGAGACGAGATGGGGGCCAGGTATCTGCAGGGGGACATAGTTCATAGAGATAGATACAGAGAAATATCGACCACCTTCAGAGGACATAAGGCTGTTAAGCTTACAGGACACTGGGAGAACAAGAAGAAGATTATGGGAGGGCCGTTTGTGGCGTACTGTTTTCAAGATACCATCTCAGGAACATACTACATGGTTGACTACAATATTTTTGCTCCCGCTGAAAAGAAGTGGCCGATCGTGGCTCAGATGGAGTGGATAGCGCAGACGTTTAAGATATACCGTTAA
- the accC gene encoding acetyl-CoA carboxylase biotin carboxylase subunit: MFKKMLIANRGEIALRIIRACRELGIATVAVFSEADKDSLHVRFADEALCIGPPESAKSYLNIPRIISSAEVTNADAIHPGYGFLAENPEFADVCESCGIRLVGPSSSVLSAMGDKIAARSAMRKLGIPVVPGSEDAVVSIEEAAAIAEKIGYSVILKAAAGGGGKGMRLASDRKGLESGFRIAQAEAMAAFGDRRLYLEKYLSKPRHIEFQILADGDGNVLHFGERECSIQRRHQKLVEEAPSVAVDEKCRKKMGELVVEGAKSVGYDSAGTMEFLMESKSKMYFMETNARIQVEHPVTELVTGVDLIKEQIRVASGEKLSLKQENIKLAGHAIECRINAEDPERGFIPSPGKVLGFHVPGGPGIRVDTHVYAGYEIPPFYDSMLAKLIAFGNTRTEAIARLSRGLSEFVIEGVKTTIPFHQRIIENEEFLQGNIHTSFVDILLSEQS, encoded by the coding sequence ATGTTCAAGAAAATGCTCATAGCAAACAGGGGCGAAATCGCCCTTAGAATCATTCGCGCCTGCAGGGAACTGGGGATAGCCACAGTAGCAGTCTTTTCCGAAGCAGACAAGGATTCACTCCATGTGAGATTTGCTGACGAAGCCCTATGCATAGGCCCTCCCGAGAGTGCCAAGAGTTATCTGAACATTCCGAGAATAATCAGTTCGGCCGAGGTCACCAACGCCGATGCCATACATCCCGGGTATGGCTTCCTTGCTGAGAATCCAGAGTTTGCCGATGTTTGCGAAAGCTGCGGAATACGGCTTGTAGGCCCATCTTCTTCAGTGTTGTCGGCTATGGGAGACAAAATAGCAGCCAGGAGTGCGATGCGCAAGTTGGGAATTCCTGTGGTTCCCGGAAGCGAAGATGCCGTCGTTTCCATTGAGGAAGCCGCGGCAATTGCTGAGAAGATAGGTTATTCAGTTATTCTCAAAGCTGCAGCGGGTGGCGGCGGAAAGGGGATGAGACTGGCTTCTGACAGAAAGGGGTTGGAAAGCGGTTTCAGGATCGCCCAGGCTGAGGCGATGGCAGCCTTCGGTGATCGGAGGCTCTATCTCGAGAAATACCTGAGCAAACCACGTCACATCGAGTTTCAGATTCTCGCAGACGGAGATGGGAACGTTCTTCACTTCGGAGAGAGGGAGTGCTCGATTCAGCGGAGGCACCAGAAACTTGTTGAGGAAGCGCCTTCTGTCGCAGTAGATGAAAAGTGCAGGAAAAAGATGGGAGAACTGGTAGTAGAAGGTGCGAAGTCTGTTGGATATGACAGTGCAGGAACTATGGAGTTTCTCATGGAGTCCAAATCGAAAATGTACTTCATGGAAACGAACGCGAGAATTCAGGTCGAACACCCGGTCACAGAGCTGGTAACCGGGGTAGACCTGATAAAAGAGCAGATCAGGGTCGCGTCAGGCGAGAAATTGTCATTGAAGCAGGAAAACATCAAATTGGCTGGCCACGCAATCGAGTGCAGGATAAACGCGGAAGACCCTGAGAGAGGGTTCATCCCGAGTCCGGGCAAGGTTCTGGGATTCCACGTCCCAGGGGGGCCAGGAATCAGGGTTGATACGCATGTGTATGCTGGGTATGAAATCCCTCCATTCTACGACTCAATGCTGGCAAAGTTGATAGCCTTTGGCAATACCAGGACAGAAGCGATTGCCAGGCTGAGCAGAGGACTTTCTGAATTTGTGATTGAGGGAGTCAAGACAACAATCCCCTTTCATCAGAGAATAATCGAGAACGAAGAGTTCCTGCAGGGGAACATACACACGTCGTTTGTCGATATTCTCCTTTCGGAGCAGAGTTGA
- a CDS encoding aminopeptidase P family protein, which yields MHPRLVRLRKQMKANGVDRFLVVDPKNLRYITGFTGSWGALLVDSADAILITDFRYAEQVEEETSGFDIRITKELPFLEAAKVRNGFKGRFGFEAKSVSCFDFGKLKEALPGTDLVPCENLVQELRVVKDSFEIGKIRHACEIGDEVFSEILKQVKPGVCEADLAAEIDYQFRKRGSSGPAFDTIVASGPRSSMPHARAGSRELEKGDMVTFDMGAVFEGYCSDMTRTVVVGKADDSQRNIYHLVLDAQQKAVDLIKSGVKCSDLDKAARGKIEQAGYGENFGHRLGHGVGLDVHEEPSLSSQNDSPVETNTVFTVEPGVYLAKRWGVRIEDTVVVRKEGCEILTGSPKDLLEL from the coding sequence ATGCATCCAAGGCTTGTTCGTCTAAGAAAGCAAATGAAAGCAAACGGTGTCGATCGTTTTCTCGTTGTCGATCCAAAGAACCTCAGGTATATAACCGGATTTACTGGGTCGTGGGGGGCGCTCCTGGTTGATTCGGCCGATGCGATTTTGATCACAGATTTCAGATACGCAGAGCAGGTGGAGGAGGAGACCTCCGGGTTCGATATTCGGATAACAAAGGAACTCCCTTTTCTTGAGGCTGCCAAAGTGCGGAATGGCTTTAAGGGGAGATTTGGTTTTGAGGCGAAGTCCGTGAGCTGTTTTGATTTCGGAAAGTTGAAAGAGGCCCTGCCCGGTACAGATCTTGTACCATGCGAGAATCTTGTTCAGGAACTGCGGGTTGTGAAAGATTCCTTTGAAATAGGAAAGATCAGACACGCGTGTGAGATAGGTGATGAGGTCTTTTCTGAGATCTTGAAGCAGGTTAAGCCGGGGGTGTGCGAAGCGGACCTTGCAGCTGAGATTGACTACCAGTTCAGGAAAAGAGGTTCGTCCGGTCCGGCTTTTGATACAATCGTGGCCTCCGGGCCGAGATCTTCCATGCCACATGCCAGAGCGGGGAGCCGGGAGCTGGAGAAAGGAGACATGGTCACTTTTGACATGGGGGCAGTGTTTGAAGGTTACTGTTCTGATATGACTCGAACGGTGGTTGTGGGAAAAGCAGACGATTCCCAGAGAAACATATACCATCTGGTTCTTGATGCGCAGCAGAAGGCGGTGGACCTGATAAAATCTGGTGTCAAGTGCTCGGATCTTGATAAGGCCGCAAGAGGAAAGATAGAGCAGGCCGGCTATGGCGAAAACTTCGGACACAGGCTGGGGCACGGTGTTGGGCTCGACGTTCATGAAGAACCAAGCCTGTCGTCTCAGAATGACAGTCCAGTGGAAACAAACACGGTGTTTACAGTGGAACCAGGCGTATATCTGGCCAAAAGGTGGGGAGTGAGGATTGAGGATACGGTTGTCGTGCGAAAAGAAGGGTGTGAGATACTCACGGGATCTCCCAAGGATCTGCTGGAACTCTGA
- the efp gene encoding elongation factor P → MATTADFRNGMTLRVDGDILEIVEFLHVKPGKGGAFVRSKLKNVRTGAVTEKTYRAGEKVTEVRLERRSMEYIYKDGDSYVFMDKGTFEQILVPEDYLKDKLSFLKEGTLTTVLYAGEELVGVILPTFCDLVVTTTDPGLKGDTASGGSKPATLETGPVIAVPLFVNEGDVVRVDTRTKEYVERVGKQEKGK, encoded by the coding sequence ATGGCCACAACTGCTGATTTCAGAAATGGGATGACATTGAGAGTGGATGGAGATATCCTTGAAATAGTAGAATTTCTTCATGTAAAGCCGGGTAAAGGTGGCGCATTTGTGAGGAGCAAGCTGAAGAACGTGAGAACTGGTGCTGTGACAGAAAAGACCTATAGGGCAGGTGAGAAGGTCACTGAGGTGAGACTGGAGAGGCGGTCGATGGAGTACATATATAAGGATGGTGATTCATACGTGTTCATGGACAAGGGGACCTTCGAACAGATACTTGTCCCAGAAGACTACCTCAAGGACAAACTTTCTTTTCTTAAAGAAGGTACTCTGACAACCGTGCTGTATGCAGGTGAAGAACTTGTGGGAGTGATACTCCCCACCTTCTGCGATCTGGTGGTGACAACCACTGACCCTGGTCTCAAAGGTGATACAGCAAGCGGGGGGAGCAAGCCGGCAACTCTTGAAACAGGTCCTGTCATTGCAGTACCACTTTTTGTGAACGAGGGTGATGTGGTCAGGGTTGACACGAGAACCAAGGAATATGTAGAACGGGTGGGAAAACAAGAGAAAGGGAAGTGA
- a CDS encoding MFS transporter, with product MKRTGLFSIFRNRNFRVFSLSQAVSQFGDKLDHVALIAVIGVMAGSSSTALAELAVFFTLPVLIFGPVSGALVDRWSRKKVMVTCDAFRGLLVILIPPVVFLSGSLWSMYLIVFAVFFMGLFFNNAKMSIIPNMVGQDQLLAANSAATLIGRIATVAAFFLGDLIVHWKGWNRLRIEGWQAGFYLDGLTFFISAVALTMITVVFRRSTDADKPGLKNQTFVRMFRRTLVDVREGFKLIMAKREITFVMASVVVLTFVGGSVYVLAVPIIQSELERGAFSYGTLGAIMAVGMVIGSFLYGNFGHRMRKSTVIIAGFGIIGTFMIVFSMLRSFLVTSGLLIISGMILAPIVITQDTLLHEIVPEEIRGRIFGTREWTLNGLFMLSAVVMSLIANFSSVRITLRGVGILVFLLAVMGLANRRSFIGNRV from the coding sequence GTGAAGAGGACGGGTCTTTTCTCAATCTTCCGCAATCGGAACTTCCGGGTCTTTTCTCTGTCCCAGGCAGTATCACAGTTTGGTGACAAACTCGACCACGTCGCCTTGATAGCTGTGATTGGTGTCATGGCCGGAAGTTCCTCTACTGCCCTGGCAGAGCTGGCAGTTTTCTTCACTCTACCAGTTCTCATTTTTGGACCAGTATCAGGTGCGCTGGTCGATAGATGGAGCAGAAAGAAAGTGATGGTTACTTGTGACGCATTCAGGGGACTGCTGGTCATATTGATACCCCCGGTAGTATTTCTGAGTGGCAGTCTGTGGTCTATGTATCTGATAGTCTTTGCTGTCTTTTTTATGGGACTCTTTTTCAATAATGCAAAAATGTCAATAATCCCCAACATGGTTGGACAAGATCAGCTTCTCGCTGCAAATTCTGCCGCCACTCTTATAGGGAGGATAGCCACGGTTGCCGCTTTCTTTCTTGGCGACCTAATAGTCCACTGGAAGGGTTGGAACAGGCTCCGAATTGAAGGCTGGCAGGCAGGTTTTTACCTTGATGGCCTGACTTTCTTCATTTCAGCAGTTGCCCTCACCATGATAACTGTCGTGTTCAGGAGATCCACAGACGCTGACAAGCCGGGCTTGAAGAATCAGACTTTCGTGAGGATGTTCCGGAGGACGCTTGTCGATGTGAGAGAGGGGTTCAAGCTCATAATGGCGAAAAGAGAGATAACGTTCGTCATGGCTTCCGTGGTGGTTTTGACATTCGTGGGTGGCTCCGTTTATGTGCTGGCGGTTCCTATCATACAATCCGAACTCGAGAGGGGTGCATTCAGTTATGGAACACTTGGGGCGATTATGGCAGTGGGTATGGTCATAGGTTCATTCTTGTATGGCAACTTCGGTCATAGGATGAGAAAGAGTACCGTGATAATTGCAGGTTTTGGGATTATCGGTACCTTCATGATTGTCTTTTCGATGCTCAGATCTTTCCTGGTAACAAGCGGTCTGCTCATCATATCGGGAATGATTCTTGCGCCCATTGTGATCACCCAGGACACACTACTGCACGAGATCGTTCCGGAGGAGATAAGAGGGAGGATATTCGGTACCAGAGAGTGGACTCTCAACGGTTTATTCATGCTTTCGGCTGTGGTGATGAGTTTGATTGCCAACTTCAGCTCGGTGAGAATTACGCTTAGAGGTGTGGGCATTCTCGTTTTCCTCCTGGCAGTAATGGGCCTGGCAAACAGACGCTCATTCATTGGTAATAGAGTATGA
- the accB gene encoding acetyl-CoA carboxylase biotin carboxyl carrier protein → MRMSTIKKLIKLVEESRISELEVGRFGTRVRISKNSGSAKGPAVVEAVSPAPTQEVGRPSKQRKEGLVAAVAPMVGTFFRAPAPDAPSYIEVGDYVKKNQVLCIIEAMKLMNEIESEFEGRVVEVLVKNEQPVGYGEELFLIEPT, encoded by the coding sequence ATGAGAATGTCTACAATAAAGAAGCTTATCAAGCTTGTGGAGGAAAGCAGGATCTCAGAACTCGAGGTGGGAAGATTTGGTACCAGAGTGAGAATAAGCAAGAACAGTGGTTCGGCTAAGGGTCCGGCCGTTGTCGAGGCGGTCAGTCCCGCACCGACTCAAGAGGTGGGAAGGCCGAGCAAGCAGCGCAAAGAGGGGCTTGTCGCAGCGGTTGCTCCAATGGTGGGGACCTTTTTCAGGGCTCCGGCACCGGACGCTCCTTCCTACATCGAAGTGGGAGACTATGTGAAGAAAAACCAGGTTCTCTGCATCATTGAGGCGATGAAGCTCATGAACGAAATAGAATCTGAATTCGAGGGTCGGGTCGTGGAGGTTCTTGTCAAGAATGAGCAACCTGTGGGATACGGGGAAGAACTCTTCCTTATTGAGCCGACTTGA
- a CDS encoding tetratricopeptide repeat protein encodes MADPDFLDPEIERLTEKLSKDPNSMVFAPLADSYRRSGLIEEAIDIVKKGLDKHPGYASAYIVLGRCYQDQKMYELARAEFEKALEVAPENFVAAKLYASMLVSLGQKEEAIKRFKQLLETDPGNADVERSLEELGAGDAEPVPEELSSNADPSVFDIGSIEEKKQAAGAPDASGISPEAGRETKPDLEAVFGGESSTPVAGGAEESRRSPFDFGTIPDAAAREPDKIERTEDVPPAFLEPTVVGERGTVRKPLDLGGIAEPDVEGEQLPDGEEGSGAADTYAELPSEESRQIPEADKGLAELYAAQGAIDKAIETYERLLETEPSNEEYKRRLAELREGLEPIVREESVFPSEILEPISESSAPIAQPEPTPEVQPPDDSELEKPSATETISLNELFKDEEVTSEPVRPKETVHPSMMEGKEKAKPKEGEESREGFESFQNWLDGLEK; translated from the coding sequence ATGGCCGACCCAGATTTTCTGGACCCGGAGATAGAACGGCTGACGGAGAAACTGTCCAAAGATCCCAATTCGATGGTCTTTGCTCCCCTTGCTGACTCTTACAGAAGGAGCGGCCTGATTGAGGAAGCGATAGACATTGTGAAGAAAGGTCTGGACAAGCATCCTGGCTATGCGAGTGCATATATTGTTCTGGGAAGATGCTATCAGGACCAGAAGATGTATGAACTTGCTCGTGCTGAGTTTGAAAAGGCTCTTGAAGTTGCGCCTGAGAACTTTGTTGCTGCAAAGCTATACGCGAGCATGCTTGTTTCGCTTGGGCAGAAAGAGGAAGCTATCAAAAGGTTCAAACAGCTTCTGGAGACTGACCCCGGCAATGCAGACGTAGAAAGATCGCTCGAAGAGTTGGGAGCGGGGGACGCAGAGCCGGTGCCGGAAGAACTGAGCAGCAATGCCGATCCCAGCGTGTTCGATATCGGAAGTATAGAGGAGAAGAAGCAGGCTGCGGGTGCGCCAGACGCAAGCGGTATCTCCCCTGAAGCCGGTCGCGAGACGAAACCGGATTTGGAGGCAGTGTTTGGTGGAGAATCCTCAACGCCAGTGGCTGGAGGCGCGGAGGAAAGTCGTAGAAGTCCGTTTGATTTTGGGACTATACCTGACGCTGCTGCCAGGGAGCCTGACAAAATCGAGAGGACCGAGGATGTGCCTCCCGCATTCCTTGAGCCAACAGTTGTTGGTGAAAGAGGCACTGTGAGAAAACCGCTGGACCTCGGAGGTATAGCAGAGCCTGACGTGGAGGGCGAGCAGCTGCCTGATGGCGAGGAAGGGTCTGGCGCAGCGGACACATATGCGGAACTGCCGAGTGAAGAGAGTCGTCAGATTCCTGAGGCCGACAAGGGACTTGCTGAACTCTATGCTGCGCAGGGAGCAATAGATAAAGCAATCGAGACCTATGAAAGGCTCCTTGAAACGGAACCCTCTAACGAGGAGTACAAGAGGAGGTTGGCGGAACTGAGAGAAGGCCTTGAGCCTATCGTCAGAGAGGAAAGTGTCTTCCCCAGCGAAATCCTCGAGCCTATATCTGAATCTTCAGCCCCTATTGCTCAACCCGAGCCAACTCCAGAGGTGCAGCCACCAGATGACTCAGAACTTGAGAAACCTTCGGCTACCGAAACTATTTCTCTGAACGAACTTTTCAAAGATGAAGAAGTGACCTCAGAACCCGTCAGGCCGAAAGAAACTGTGCATCCTTCTATGATGGAGGGGAAAGAAAAGGCTAAACCAAAAGAAGGCGAGGAGTCCAGGGAAGGGTTTGAATCCTTCCAGAATTGGCTGGATGGTCTGGAAAAATAA
- the recG gene encoding ATP-dependent DNA helicase RecG → MSSVKRSRSPLETPVQYVKGVGPRRATILARLGIENVEDLLYHVPRRYVDRSTIRKIRDLRIGEHETFLGKVVTKGLRRTKSGEPVFSLALTDGTEIITCKWFNQPYLTNTFKVGDEFIVSGDINYYRGLQTIHPEYERASDAEQLLHTGRVVPIYPLSEGIGQKQMRKIVRNALDLGLPCVEETLPEDMVRRKGLLARKEAVSQVHFPEIPEQGEEARRRMAFDELFYLQLLLAIRKKRMLTPRTGIRFDKGERLCRMLLEGLKFELTKAQKKVLSEIKEDMRGGRVMNRLLQGDVGSGKTIVAVMALLIAVESGYQSAIMAPTEILAEQHYLVMKELLQGIDLEVILLLGKMSKKEKEEAYCLMESGEASIVIGTHALIEEGVHFKSLGLVVVDEQHRFGVVQRAKFRRKGFCPDFLVMTATPIPRTLSLTLYGDLDISIIDELPPGRKKVTTRVVGENKREKVHGFVRDEMAKGRQCYVVCPLIEESEKLDLKAAQEVHKRLKNDIFEDLNVGLLHGRMKPDEKEKTMREFRAGKTHILVSTTVIEVGVDVPNATVMIVEHAERFGLAQLHQLRGRIGRGAERSVCVLMCGRQLSREARERLNAMAKTTDGFEIAEMDLRLRGPGEFFGTRQHGLPEMKVADLVADSKLLVGARDEAFRIVNEDTDLLMEKNRVIRKVFMSKYKESLELARVG, encoded by the coding sequence ATGAGTTCAGTCAAGAGAAGCCGCTCGCCGCTAGAGACGCCTGTTCAATATGTTAAGGGTGTGGGCCCCAGAAGAGCTACCATTCTGGCTCGACTGGGGATAGAAAATGTTGAAGACCTTCTATATCATGTTCCCAGGCGCTACGTGGATAGAAGCACGATAAGAAAGATTCGGGACTTGAGGATAGGTGAGCATGAAACCTTTCTTGGAAAGGTCGTGACCAAAGGCCTGCGTAGAACCAAATCAGGCGAGCCCGTCTTCAGTCTGGCCCTGACAGATGGCACGGAGATAATAACCTGCAAGTGGTTCAACCAGCCCTATCTTACAAACACTTTCAAGGTGGGCGATGAGTTCATTGTCAGTGGTGACATAAATTACTACAGGGGACTCCAGACCATACATCCTGAATATGAAAGGGCATCCGATGCTGAACAGCTACTTCACACAGGGAGGGTGGTTCCTATCTATCCGCTGTCTGAAGGTATCGGCCAGAAACAGATGAGGAAAATCGTCAGAAATGCACTGGATCTGGGTCTTCCGTGCGTGGAAGAAACTCTCCCGGAAGATATGGTGAGAAGAAAAGGATTGCTCGCCCGCAAGGAAGCGGTATCGCAGGTCCACTTTCCTGAGATACCGGAACAGGGAGAGGAGGCCAGAAGAAGGATGGCCTTCGATGAGCTTTTCTATCTCCAGCTTCTGCTTGCTATCAGGAAAAAAAGGATGCTGACGCCACGGACAGGGATAAGGTTTGACAAAGGAGAACGTCTCTGTCGCATGCTTCTAGAAGGACTGAAATTCGAACTTACGAAAGCGCAGAAGAAAGTTCTCTCTGAGATAAAGGAGGATATGCGTGGAGGACGGGTAATGAACCGTCTGCTGCAGGGAGATGTGGGAAGCGGAAAGACGATTGTAGCCGTTATGGCATTGCTGATAGCAGTAGAATCTGGATACCAGTCGGCTATCATGGCTCCCACAGAGATACTTGCTGAACAGCACTATCTGGTGATGAAAGAGCTTCTGCAGGGAATCGACTTGGAGGTTATCCTGTTGCTCGGAAAGATGTCAAAGAAAGAGAAGGAAGAGGCTTACTGCCTGATGGAGTCCGGTGAAGCCTCAATTGTAATTGGAACTCACGCTCTTATTGAAGAAGGGGTACATTTCAAATCACTCGGTCTGGTCGTGGTGGATGAACAGCACAGGTTCGGTGTGGTGCAGAGGGCGAAGTTCAGAAGAAAAGGTTTCTGCCCTGACTTCCTGGTGATGACTGCCACTCCCATTCCGAGGACCCTGTCTTTGACACTGTATGGAGATCTGGACATCTCCATCATAGATGAACTTCCGCCTGGAAGGAAGAAGGTCACAACCAGGGTGGTGGGTGAGAATAAGAGGGAGAAGGTTCATGGTTTTGTTAGAGATGAGATGGCGAAGGGAAGACAGTGCTATGTTGTCTGCCCGTTAATAGAGGAGTCGGAGAAACTCGATTTGAAAGCTGCCCAGGAGGTTCACAAGCGGCTGAAAAATGACATTTTTGAGGACCTGAATGTTGGGCTGTTGCACGGTAGGATGAAGCCGGACGAGAAAGAGAAGACGATGCGGGAATTCAGGGCGGGGAAAACCCATATTCTGGTTTCCACGACAGTAATAGAAGTGGGTGTTGATGTGCCAAATGCTACAGTGATGATAGTTGAGCATGCAGAGAGGTTCGGGTTGGCTCAGCTGCATCAGCTCAGAGGTCGGATTGGAAGAGGAGCTGAAAGATCGGTTTGCGTGCTCATGTGCGGGAGACAGCTCTCCCGAGAGGCAAGAGAAAGGTTGAATGCAATGGCAAAGACGACTGACGGATTCGAGATTGCGGAGATGGACCTTCGATTGAGGGGACCTGGAGAATTCTTTGGCACGAGACAGCATGGTTTGCCAGAGATGAAGGTCGCGGATTTGGTTGCTGATTCAAAGCTTCTGGTAGGCGCAAGGGATGAGGCATTCAGAATTGTGAATGAAGACACGGACCTTCTCATGGAGAAGAACAGAGTCATAAGAAAAGTGTTCATGTCCAAGTACAAAGAAAGTCTGGAACTCGCGAGGGTAGGATGA
- a CDS encoding type IV pilus twitching motility protein PilT, with the protein MDLKPLLEQMVKDDASDLHLKAGARPILRIDGKLVPANEKILSPDHLRKIAIQLMTEDQQRRFQRDKELDFSIGIQDLCRFRVNAYMQRGSIAIAMRTVPLSVKHLDQLNLPPVLKDLCMKPRGLILCTGTTGSGKSTTLAAMIEHINMTIAKNIITIEDPIEFVFRDDKSVINQRELGTDTHSFASALKHVMRQDPDVILIGEIRDKATIDTGIKAADTGHLVMATLHTMNATETINRIISFYPTHQQQHIRVLLATTLSGVVCLRLMPRADGKGRIPAVEIMISTATIREYLLDPVKTMLIPSAIEEGMAQYSMQSFDQSVMRLYVDGMITYDAAIENVTNPDEFNLRLRGIEATADRGWGSFENK; encoded by the coding sequence ATGGATCTAAAGCCTCTACTTGAACAGATGGTCAAAGATGATGCGTCTGATTTGCATTTGAAGGCAGGGGCACGGCCCATACTGAGGATAGATGGCAAACTGGTTCCTGCCAACGAAAAGATACTGAGCCCGGACCACCTGCGGAAGATTGCGATTCAGTTGATGACTGAGGACCAGCAGCGTAGGTTTCAAAGGGACAAAGAGCTGGACTTCTCAATAGGTATTCAGGATCTTTGCCGTTTCAGGGTAAACGCCTATATGCAGAGGGGCTCTATTGCCATTGCGATGAGGACAGTCCCCCTGTCGGTGAAGCACCTGGATCAACTGAACCTCCCGCCGGTACTGAAAGATCTCTGTATGAAACCCAGAGGGCTCATACTCTGTACGGGAACGACAGGAAGCGGCAAGTCAACCACGCTGGCTGCAATGATTGAACACATAAATATGACCATTGCCAAGAATATCATCACAATAGAAGATCCCATCGAATTTGTCTTTAGAGATGATAAAAGCGTGATTAATCAAAGGGAGCTCGGAACAGATACACATTCCTTCGCGTCTGCACTCAAGCATGTGATGAGACAGGATCCAGATGTTATCCTGATTGGAGAGATCAGAGATAAGGCTACAATTGATACGGGCATCAAGGCTGCAGACACTGGTCATCTTGTTATGGCCACGCTGCACACCATGAATGCCACAGAAACGATAAATAGAATCATATCGTTCTATCCCACTCACCAGCAGCAGCATATCAGGGTCTTGCTGGCAACCACCCTTTCAGGTGTGGTCTGTCTAAGGCTAATGCCAAGAGCAGATGGGAAGGGAAGAATTCCTGCTGTGGAGATAATGATTTCTACGGCTACGATAAGGGAGTATCTTCTGGACCCGGTTAAAACTATGCTCATTCCGTCAGCGATTGAAGAAGGCATGGCCCAATACAGCATGCAATCCTTCGACCAGTCAGTTATGCGTCTGTACGTGGATGGTATGATCACCTATGATGCAGCCATAGAAAATGTGACCAATCCGGATGAGTTCAATCTGCGCCTGAGAGGTATTGAAGCCACTGCCGACCGTGGATGGGGTTCTTTCGAGAACAAATAG